A genomic stretch from Setaria viridis chromosome 1, Setaria_viridis_v4.0, whole genome shotgun sequence includes:
- the LOC117833485 gene encoding uncharacterized protein gives MAPPRRAAAPPHSTKGWLSRCRRPPRNRKGSSRRAVDPLATMPDDLLFDAIFSLVFSDAGDVARCAAVCRRWGRIVAAREAAILRALPPPDRFLPHLALGFFHGGQHDLSSTRRRQLAAQAQTDPCFVPTPSASVLLGSPFPGLPEGGDGGGLFHYARPVASRGGRVVFELRRKTRADGVALSVCNPMTGDVALVPPLAGDDFPGHDYMCAVLTADDLDNDAQQGSSFFSLVLVYNRRSFTALRCYTSDDAGGGGGWGPEFRKPGTQISGHVLQRLGPAVVLRGVVYWPIMVAAALAVRLDGGAAAAVMDVHVVPYTIRDTLPDWRLLGTTPDGRLSYVSAGLMGGELLSFGVETLDVSAAAGAEWERGETSVLTQLTVPMLSKFELKMRWLGEKSGTLFFTIGEGCSTSGAFAVNLATGSVDKLADGVECNSWRSLYGYEMDPTALLASIAARFN, from the coding sequence ATGGctccaccgcgccgcgccgccgcgccgccgcacagCACGAAAGGGTGGCTGTCCCGTTGTCGCCGCCCACCAAGAAACCGAAAAGGCAGCAGCAGGCGCGCCGTTGATCCTCTGGCCACCATGCCCGACGACCTGCTCTTCGACGCAATCTTCTCCCTGGTGTTCTCggacgccggcgacgtcgcCCGCTGCGCCGCCGTGTGCAGGCGCTGGGGACGCATCGTGGCCGCGCGCGAGGCCGCCATCCTCCGCGCTCTGCCGCCACCCGATCGGTTCCTCCCCCACCTCGCCCTCGGCTTCTTCCACGGGGGGCAGCATGACCTCAGCAGCACCAGGCGGAGGCAGCTGGCTGCCCAGGCGCAGACGGACCCGTGCTTCGTCCCGACGCCGTCCGCCTCCGTCCTCCTAGGCTCGCCGTTCCCGGGCCTTCCTGagggcggtgacggcggcggcctcttCCACTACGCGCGCCCGGTGGCGtcccgcggcggccgcgtcgtCTTTGAGCTCCGGAGGAAGACCCGTGCCGATGGCGTCGCCCTCAGCGTGTGCAACCCGATGACGGGGGACGTGGCCCTCGtcccgcccctcgccggcgacgacttCCCCGGGCACGACTACATGTGCGCGGTACTCACCGCTGACGACCTCGACAACGACGCACAACAGGGATCGTCCTTCTTCAGCCTTGTCCTAGTCTACAACCGCCGCAGCTTCACGGCTCTTCGGTGCTACACCTCCGAcgacgctggcggcggcggcggctggggcccGGAATTCAGGAAGCCCGGCACCCAGATTAGCGGCCACGTGCTTCAGCGACTAGGCCCCGCCGTCGTGCTCCGTGGAGTGGTGTACTGGCCCATCATGGTCGCCGCAGCTCTGGCCGTGCGGCtagacggcggcgccgccgcggcggtcatGGACGTGCATGTCGTGCCCTACACGATACGGGACACTTTACCGGACTGGAGGCTGCTCGGCACGACGCCGGACGGGAGGCTGAGCTACGTCAGCGCCGGCTTGATGGGGGGCGAGCTCCTCAGCTTCGGCGTCGAGACCTTGGAcgtgagcgcggcggcgggtgccgAGTGGGAGCGGGGCGAAACCAGCGTCCTGACCCAGCTTACGGTGCCGATGTTGTCGAAGTTCGAGCTCAAGATGCGGTGGCTCGGCGAGAAGAGCGGCACGCTCTTCTTCACGATCGGGGAAGGCTGCAGCACCAGCGGCGCCTTCGCGGTGAACCTCGCGACAGGGTCGGTCGACAAGCTGGCCGACGGCGTCGAGTGCAACTCCTGGAGGAGCCTGTATGGGTACGAGATGGACCCCACCGCACTCCTTGCGTCCATCGCAGCTCGCTTCAACTAA